From the Pseudomonas baltica genome, one window contains:
- a CDS encoding TetR/AcrR family transcriptional regulator encodes MTTLPPRLTDRKREAIVEAAIDEFRDNGFEVTSMDRIAARAEVSKRTVYNHFPSKEELFAEIMERLWSRFPPASDDPYRPDVGLREQLRELLEAKMASLCDQNCIDLARIAIGATVHSPDRAMVWVTRINEREETVSVWVRAAQKDGRLKPVDPGFAATQIHALMKSFAFWPQVTLNESLLSPERQAEVVDGALDMFLSWYAV; translated from the coding sequence ATGACCACCCTGCCCCCGAGATTGACCGACCGCAAACGCGAAGCCATCGTCGAGGCTGCCATCGACGAGTTTCGCGATAACGGTTTCGAGGTCACCAGCATGGACCGCATCGCGGCCCGTGCCGAAGTCTCCAAGCGCACGGTGTACAACCACTTCCCCAGTAAAGAAGAACTTTTCGCGGAAATCATGGAGCGACTGTGGTCGCGCTTTCCGCCCGCTTCCGACGACCCCTACCGTCCCGATGTGGGATTGCGCGAACAACTGCGCGAACTGCTCGAAGCCAAGATGGCCAGTTTGTGTGACCAAAATTGCATCGATCTGGCGCGTATCGCCATTGGCGCTACGGTTCATTCGCCTGATCGGGCCATGGTGTGGGTCACGCGTATAAACGAACGCGAGGAGACGGTCAGCGTGTGGGTGCGGGCAGCCCAGAAAGACGGCCGCCTCAAGCCCGTCGATCCCGGTTTTGCTGCCACCCAGATACACGCGCTGATGAAGTCCTTCGCTTTTTGGCCGCAGGTGACACTTAATGAATCACTTCTGTCGCCCGAGCGCCAGGCCGAAGTAGTCGATGGCGCGCTGGACATGTTCCTCAGCTGGTATGCTGTGTAA
- a CDS encoding amino acid permease encodes MEQQARPGQLRRGLKNRHIQLIALGGAIGTGLFLGVAHTVAMAGPSVILGYALAGVIAFFIMRQLGEMVVQEPVAGTFAHFAARYWSPQAGFMAGWNYWVLYVLVGMAELTAVGVYMQYWWPDVPTWMSAAIFFVAINLINLLNVRVFGEMEFWFSMIKVIAIISMIVFGAYLLASGNGGPDASVANLWQHGGFFPNGVRGLLMAMAFIMFSFGGLELIGITAAEADDPKVSIPKATNQVIYRILLFYVGALTVLLSLYPWQNVVTGGSPFVLIFHALDSNIVATLLNVVVLTAALSVYNSCVYSNSRMLFGLANQGNAPKSLLKVSARGVPLAALGVSATATGVCVLINYVMPAKALEILMALVVAALVLNWIMITITHLQFRSALRASGQVSSYKSWGYPITNYICLAFLAGILVIMAMTPGINESVLLIPIWLAMLAVAYRSKLRRAGR; translated from the coding sequence ATGGAACAGCAAGCGCGCCCCGGCCAATTGCGCCGCGGCCTCAAGAACCGTCACATCCAGCTGATCGCCCTGGGCGGGGCCATCGGCACCGGGCTTTTCCTGGGCGTGGCTCACACCGTGGCCATGGCCGGCCCATCGGTCATCCTCGGCTACGCCCTTGCCGGCGTCATCGCGTTTTTCATCATGCGCCAGCTTGGCGAAATGGTGGTCCAAGAGCCGGTTGCCGGTACCTTCGCGCATTTTGCCGCGCGCTACTGGAGCCCGCAGGCGGGCTTCATGGCCGGCTGGAACTACTGGGTGCTGTATGTGCTCGTGGGCATGGCCGAGCTGACGGCGGTCGGCGTCTATATGCAGTACTGGTGGCCTGACGTCCCGACCTGGATGTCGGCGGCGATCTTTTTCGTGGCCATCAACCTGATCAACCTGCTCAATGTGCGCGTGTTCGGCGAGATGGAATTCTGGTTCTCGATGATCAAGGTCATCGCTATCATCAGCATGATCGTCTTTGGCGCCTACCTGCTGGCCAGCGGCAATGGCGGCCCGGACGCGAGTGTCGCCAACCTCTGGCAGCACGGCGGCTTTTTCCCCAATGGCGTGCGCGGCCTGCTGATGGCCATGGCCTTCATCATGTTCTCCTTTGGTGGCCTGGAGCTGATCGGTATCACCGCAGCCGAAGCCGATGATCCCAAGGTGAGCATTCCCAAAGCGACCAATCAGGTCATCTACCGCATTCTGCTGTTCTATGTCGGCGCGCTGACCGTGCTGCTGTCGCTGTATCCGTGGCAGAACGTCGTCACCGGCGGCAGCCCTTTCGTGCTGATCTTTCACGCACTGGACAGCAACATCGTTGCCACCTTGCTCAACGTGGTGGTGCTGACAGCGGCGTTGTCGGTCTATAACAGTTGCGTGTACAGCAACAGCCGTATGCTGTTCGGCCTGGCCAACCAGGGCAATGCGCCCAAGAGCCTGCTCAAGGTCAGCGCTCGCGGTGTGCCACTCGCAGCATTGGGCGTCTCGGCAACAGCCACCGGCGTGTGCGTACTGATCAACTACGTGATGCCGGCCAAGGCGCTGGAAATTCTGATGGCCCTGGTGGTCGCGGCGCTCGTGCTCAACTGGATCATGATCACCATTACTCACCTCCAGTTTCGCAGTGCGCTGCGCGCTTCAGGCCAGGTGTCGAGTTACAAGAGCTGGGGTTACCCGATCACCAACTATATCTGCCTGGCATTTCTGGCAGGCATTCTGGTGATCATGGCGATGACGCCGGGCATCAACGAATCGGTGCTGTTGATTCCGATCTGGTTGGCCATGCTGGCAGTGGCCTATAGAAGCAAGCTGCGTCGCGCGGGGCGTTAA
- a CDS encoding cysteine hydrolase family protein — protein sequence MKKALLVIDMQVGLFHGPQAPFEGERVLANINALIVAARAAGAPVVVVRHTGPEGSPIAAGSALWQVVPELGVDVHQDHFVDKTRPSCFFNTGLAEWLDDAGVGELVICGMKTDYCIDSTARLAGDLGFKAVLVADAHTTMDSPVLDAAAIIAHHNQVLAGPFVKLLSTAEVSFQG from the coding sequence ATGAAAAAAGCTCTGCTGGTGATCGACATGCAAGTCGGTTTGTTTCATGGACCGCAAGCGCCTTTCGAGGGGGAGCGGGTGCTGGCCAATATCAATGCGCTGATCGTGGCAGCCCGAGCTGCCGGAGCGCCTGTGGTTGTGGTTCGCCACACCGGCCCCGAAGGCTCGCCAATCGCGGCCGGCAGTGCGCTATGGCAAGTGGTGCCGGAGCTCGGGGTTGATGTTCATCAGGATCATTTTGTCGACAAGACTCGACCTAGCTGCTTCTTCAACACCGGGCTGGCCGAATGGCTTGATGACGCGGGGGTAGGGGAGTTGGTGATCTGCGGGATGAAGACTGATTATTGCATCGACAGCACTGCCCGTCTGGCCGGGGACCTGGGCTTCAAGGCGGTGCTGGTGGCGGATGCCCATACCACGATGGACAGTCCGGTGTTGGACGCTGCGGCGATCATCGCGCATCACAATCAGGTATTGGCAGGGCCGTTCGTGAAATTGCTGTCGACTGCCGAGGTGAGCTTCCAGGGCTGA
- a CDS encoding helix-turn-helix transcriptional regulator, with protein sequence MSQHFSTNLKLACSHYRSISEVCRLLVINRAQFNKYLSGQSQPTAYNLKRIGDFFGVEDYELGLPPEQFARLIGARASSAPTPAPQDPLLAMLAPLREKAADLSRYCGYYFEYSNCMSVPGTILVSLVHLREEQGTFLFERQERQERSSTSDPHADDWVRCRYLGAAFALQDRLFLVDFESLTVNEMSQTILIPSFKSRITRLNGLKTGVSSGDRRNPACTRVVWEFLGLEINRINAYRQVRLYHPDDALIDDDVRRRLQAIPNVHGLYEVE encoded by the coding sequence ATGAGTCAACATTTCAGTACCAATCTAAAACTTGCCTGCAGCCACTACCGCTCTATCTCGGAAGTCTGTCGGCTGCTGGTGATCAACCGCGCGCAGTTCAACAAGTACCTTAGCGGGCAAAGCCAGCCAACGGCCTACAACCTCAAGCGCATCGGCGACTTTTTCGGGGTCGAGGATTACGAGCTTGGTTTGCCGCCCGAGCAATTCGCGCGTTTGATCGGTGCCCGCGCATCCTCCGCGCCGACGCCAGCACCGCAGGACCCGTTGCTGGCTATGCTGGCGCCGCTGCGGGAAAAGGCCGCAGATCTGTCGCGCTACTGCGGCTATTATTTCGAGTACTCCAACTGCATGTCGGTGCCGGGCACCATCCTGGTGTCCCTGGTGCATCTGCGTGAGGAGCAGGGCACGTTTCTGTTCGAGCGCCAGGAGCGTCAGGAGCGTTCCAGCACCAGCGATCCCCACGCCGACGACTGGGTGCGCTGCCGCTACCTGGGGGCCGCGTTCGCGTTGCAGGATCGGCTGTTTCTGGTGGATTTCGAATCGTTGACGGTCAACGAGATGAGCCAGACCATCCTTATCCCCAGCTTCAAGAGCCGCATTACGCGCCTCAACGGTCTTAAAACCGGGGTGTCCAGTGGCGACCGGCGCAACCCGGCCTGCACCCGTGTGGTGTGGGAGTTTCTGGGGCTGGAGATCAACCGCATCAACGCCTATCGTCAGGTGCGGCTTTATCATCCAGATGATGCGCTGATCGACGATGACGTGCGCAGGCGCTTGCAGGCCATTCCCAATGTGCACGGTTTGTACGAAGTCGAATGA
- a CDS encoding alanine/glycine:cation symporter family protein produces MLEMINDFLSGKVLIVLIVGLGSYFTLRSRFVQFRHFVHMFSVFKESIRGQGGQLSSFQALMLSLAGRVGAGNIAGVGIAVTLGGPGAVFWMWVTALVGMASSFFECTLAQVYKRSEGEGMYRGGPAYYILHGLNLRWMAIVFSILLLVTYGFAFMGLQSFTVTHSLQNAFGYDPHYTGIILAVLLGVVFLGGIKRIASVSDLLVPIKTLAYIGVTLYVIFTQIDHVPAMLATIVKSAFGLDPAFAGLLGSAIVMGVKRGVFANEAGLGSAPNVAAVASVRHPAAQGVVQAFSVFLDTFVICTCTALLILLSGFYTPGFEGDGIALTQNSLAAVVGDWGRTFVSIALSLFVFTCILYNYYLGENSLQFLSRNRFVLLGYRALVMVLIVWGSTQDLSTVFAFADITMTGLAFVNLTALFLLFKVGLRVMRDYDEQRRAGVKQPVFDAAKFQDLDIDEKAWPVEPQKVAGGDYAAELAQAQR; encoded by the coding sequence ATGCTTGAAATGATCAATGATTTCCTTTCCGGGAAAGTCCTTATCGTGCTGATCGTCGGACTGGGGAGCTACTTCACCCTGCGTTCACGATTCGTGCAATTCCGCCATTTCGTGCACATGTTCAGTGTTTTCAAAGAGTCTATCCGTGGTCAGGGTGGCCAACTGAGCTCCTTCCAGGCCTTGATGCTGAGCCTCGCCGGGCGCGTCGGCGCCGGTAACATCGCCGGTGTCGGCATCGCCGTGACCCTGGGCGGCCCAGGTGCGGTGTTCTGGATGTGGGTCACGGCCCTGGTCGGCATGGCGAGCAGCTTCTTCGAGTGCACCCTGGCCCAGGTCTACAAGCGCAGCGAAGGCGAAGGCATGTACCGCGGCGGCCCGGCCTATTACATCCTGCACGGCCTGAATCTGCGCTGGATGGCGATCGTGTTCTCGATCCTGCTGCTGGTCACCTACGGCTTCGCCTTCATGGGCCTGCAGTCGTTCACCGTGACCCACTCGCTGCAGAATGCCTTCGGCTACGACCCGCATTACACCGGCATCATCCTCGCCGTGTTGCTGGGCGTGGTGTTCCTGGGCGGTATCAAGCGCATCGCCTCAGTCTCCGATTTGTTGGTACCGATCAAGACGCTGGCCTACATCGGCGTGACCCTGTACGTGATCTTCACCCAGATCGACCACGTGCCGGCCATGCTCGCCACCATCGTCAAGAGCGCGTTTGGCCTCGACCCGGCCTTCGCCGGCCTGCTTGGCAGCGCCATCGTCATGGGCGTCAAGCGCGGCGTATTCGCCAACGAAGCAGGCCTTGGCAGCGCCCCTAACGTCGCCGCTGTCGCCTCCGTGCGCCACCCGGCCGCTCAAGGCGTAGTACAGGCGTTCAGCGTGTTCCTCGACACCTTCGTGATCTGCACCTGCACCGCGCTGCTGATCCTGCTCTCGGGCTTCTACACCCCTGGTTTCGAAGGCGACGGCATTGCCCTGACCCAGAACTCCCTGGCGGCGGTGGTCGGTGACTGGGGGCGCACCTTCGTCAGCATCGCGCTGTCGCTGTTCGTGTTCACCTGCATCCTCTACAACTACTACCTGGGCGAGAACAGCCTGCAGTTCCTCAGCCGCAATCGCTTCGTGCTGCTGGGCTACCGCGCACTGGTGATGGTACTGATCGTCTGGGGCTCGACCCAGGACCTGTCCACCGTCTTCGCCTTCGCCGACATCACCATGACCGGCCTGGCGTTCGTCAACCTGACCGCGCTGTTTTTGCTGTTCAAGGTCGGCCTGCGGGTGATGCGTGACTACGATGAACAGCGTCGTGCCGGGGTCAAGCAACCGGTATTCGATGCGGCCAAGTTTCAGGATCTGGACATCGATGAAAAAGCCTGGCCGGTAGAGCCTCAGAAAGTTGCTGGAGGCGACTACGCCGCCGAGTTGGCACAAGCGCAACGCTGA
- a CDS encoding ABC transporter substrate-binding protein, which translates to MSLIRPALMLNGLLAGLITCSPASAAATHYPLTVDNCGTPLTFVQAPRQAVTIGQSTTEILYALGLGERLVGTSLWFNPVLPAYQSIDAKVPRLADNQPSFEAVINKRPDLVAVQFEWSVGPQGAVATREQFNDLHIPAYVMPTDCEGKDNLVGADGTRLRPFSIDSLYKTITQLATIFDVSDRSTQLNAELAARLAAAQAKVAAKQLNNATVAFWFSSPDLASDPYMAGRKGVPDFMATTLGLHNVVQSDEEWPTVGWESIAKANPTVLVIARMDRRRFPADDYLKKLEFLKNDPVARNMEAVKHGRIVILDAQSMEATVRMFDGIDGLADAIDHFKLPK; encoded by the coding sequence ATGTCATTGATTCGTCCAGCCCTTATGTTGAACGGCCTGTTGGCCGGCCTGATCACCTGTAGTCCGGCGTCTGCCGCAGCCACCCATTACCCGCTGACCGTGGACAACTGCGGCACCCCGCTGACCTTCGTACAGGCGCCGCGCCAAGCCGTGACCATCGGCCAGTCGACCACCGAGATTCTCTACGCGTTAGGCCTTGGCGAGCGCCTGGTCGGCACTTCGCTGTGGTTCAACCCGGTACTGCCGGCGTACCAGAGCATCGACGCCAAGGTGCCCCGCCTGGCCGACAATCAACCGAGCTTCGAGGCAGTGATCAACAAGCGCCCGGACCTGGTGGCGGTGCAGTTCGAATGGTCGGTCGGCCCGCAGGGCGCAGTGGCCACCCGCGAGCAGTTCAACGACCTGCACATCCCCGCCTACGTGATGCCCACCGATTGCGAAGGCAAAGACAATCTGGTCGGCGCCGACGGCACCCGCTTGCGCCCGTTCAGTATCGACAGCCTGTACAAGACCATCACCCAGTTGGCGACGATTTTCGACGTCAGTGACCGCAGCACTCAGCTCAACGCCGAATTGGCGGCGCGGCTGGCGGCGGCGCAGGCCAAGGTCGCGGCCAAACAGCTGAACAACGCCACCGTGGCGTTCTGGTTCTCCAGCCCGGACCTGGCCAGCGACCCGTATATGGCCGGGCGCAAAGGCGTGCCGGATTTCATGGCGACGACCCTCGGCCTGCACAACGTGGTGCAGTCGGATGAAGAATGGCCCACCGTCGGCTGGGAGAGCATCGCCAAGGCCAATCCCACGGTGCTGGTGATTGCGCGAATGGATCGGCGCCGCTTCCCGGCGGATGACTACCTGAAGAAGCTCGAATTCCTCAAGAACGATCCGGTGGCGCGCAACATGGAGGCGGTCAAGCACGGCCGCATCGTGATCCTTGACGCGCAGTCGATGGAAGCCACGGTGCGCATGTTCGATGGCATCGATGGCCTCGCCGATGCAATCGACCACTTCAAGCTGCCGAAATGA
- a CDS encoding iron ABC transporter permease, producing the protein MTRSLAVALRQLLLRLSWVLPLLALALLAGVAIGETPLAPSVVLQTLANQLGLGNYPLDAIDQGIIWNYRLPRALVAAACGAGLATCGVVLQALLRNALAEPYLLGISAGASTGAVLVALIGIGGGAISLSMGAFSGAVLAFVLVVLLARAGNAAGARGQIILAGIAGSQLFNALTAFLITKSANAEQARGIMFWLLGNLSGVRWPAVTLAVPVVLLGLSVCLWHRRALDAFTFGSDSAAALGVAVRPVQYVLIGSTALMTAVLVSLVGSIGFVGLVIPHAMRLLVGLRHARLLPASALAGAVFLIAADVISRTLISGQVLPIGVITALVGAPAFALILIKARRP; encoded by the coding sequence ATGACCCGCAGCCTCGCTGTCGCCTTGCGCCAACTGCTGCTGCGCCTGAGCTGGGTGCTGCCGCTGCTGGCGCTGGCCTTGCTGGCCGGTGTGGCGATCGGTGAAACGCCGTTGGCGCCCAGCGTGGTGCTGCAGACATTGGCCAACCAGCTGGGCCTGGGCAACTATCCGCTGGATGCGATCGATCAAGGCATCATCTGGAACTACCGCCTGCCGCGCGCGCTGGTGGCGGCGGCCTGCGGCGCGGGTCTGGCGACGTGCGGCGTGGTGCTGCAGGCGCTGTTGCGCAACGCGTTGGCCGAGCCGTATCTGCTGGGGATTTCCGCGGGGGCCTCGACGGGTGCGGTGCTGGTGGCGTTGATCGGCATCGGTGGCGGCGCCATCTCGTTGTCGATGGGCGCGTTCAGCGGCGCGGTGCTCGCCTTCGTGCTGGTGGTGTTGCTGGCACGCGCAGGCAACGCGGCGGGTGCCCGCGGGCAGATCATCCTCGCGGGTATCGCCGGCTCGCAGCTGTTCAACGCCCTCACGGCCTTCCTGATCACCAAATCGGCCAACGCCGAGCAGGCCCGGGGCATCATGTTCTGGCTGCTGGGCAACCTCAGCGGCGTGCGCTGGCCGGCGGTGACCCTGGCGGTGCCGGTGGTGTTGCTGGGCTTGTCGGTATGCCTGTGGCACCGGCGCGCGCTGGATGCCTTCACCTTTGGTAGCGACTCGGCAGCGGCCTTGGGTGTCGCCGTGCGCCCGGTGCAATACGTGCTGATCGGCAGCACCGCACTGATGACCGCCGTGCTGGTGTCGCTGGTCGGCTCCATCGGTTTCGTCGGCCTGGTCATCCCCCATGCCATGCGTTTGCTGGTGGGCCTGCGCCATGCACGCCTGCTGCCGGCCAGCGCCTTGGCCGGGGCGGTGTTCCTGATTGCCGCTGACGTCATCTCGCGCACCCTCATCAGCGGCCAGGTGCTGCCCATCGGGGTGATTACCGCGCTGGTCGGCGCGCCGGCGTTCGCGCTCATCCTGATCAAGGCCAGACGCCCATGA
- a CDS encoding ABC transporter ATP-binding protein, with the protein MSIHPTPVLACTQLGWRHQGATILEGVDLQVHAGESLALVGPNGSGKSTLIKLLCGVLAASAGEVRLFGQPLTDYLRRDIAQRIAVVEQHSETLDAISVRDAVELGRTPWLSALAPWSTEDDRHVQQALQAVDLMHLSKRRWHSLSGGERQRAQIGRAMAQQPQILLLDEPTNHLDIQHQLSILGLVQRLPVTTVIALHDLNQALTCDRVAVLDKGRLIALGAPEEVLVPELLLKTFGVHAHYLVDPEDGARLLRFRPVD; encoded by the coding sequence ATGAGTATTCATCCCACACCAGTACTGGCCTGTACGCAACTGGGCTGGCGCCACCAAGGCGCGACGATCCTTGAGGGAGTCGATCTGCAGGTGCACGCGGGTGAATCCCTGGCGCTGGTCGGCCCCAACGGCTCGGGCAAATCGACCCTGATCAAGCTGCTATGCGGCGTGCTCGCAGCGTCTGCCGGCGAGGTGCGCCTGTTCGGCCAGCCGTTGACCGACTACCTGCGGCGCGATATCGCTCAGCGCATCGCCGTGGTCGAACAGCACAGCGAGACACTCGACGCCATCAGCGTGCGCGATGCGGTGGAATTGGGCCGTACGCCATGGCTGAGCGCCTTGGCGCCGTGGTCGACGGAGGACGATCGGCATGTCCAGCAAGCCTTGCAAGCCGTGGACCTCATGCACCTGAGCAAGCGCCGCTGGCACAGTTTGTCGGGCGGCGAGCGGCAACGGGCGCAGATTGGCCGCGCCATGGCCCAGCAGCCGCAAATCCTGCTGTTGGACGAGCCCACCAATCACCTCGACATCCAGCATCAACTGTCGATCCTGGGACTGGTCCAGCGCCTGCCAGTGACCACGGTGATCGCCCTGCACGACCTCAACCAGGCACTCACTTGCGACCGCGTGGCGGTGTTGGACAAGGGTCGCTTGATTGCCCTCGGTGCACCCGAAGAGGTCCTGGTGCCGGAGTTGTTGTTAAAGACGTTCGGCGTGCATGCGCATTATCTGGTCGATCCTGAAGATGGCGCGCGGCTGTTGCGCTTTCGACCGGTTGACTAA
- a CDS encoding membrane-bound PQQ-dependent dehydrogenase, glucose/quinate/shikimate family translates to MPIPQTPLSLPMRLWLVLLSLSIGAAGLFMSLFGYRLLALHGSAYFVVCGVVLLLSAAKLVRAKTAGVALFGVAYIGSVGWAIMDVGLAFWPLMSRLQLLTVLMIAVLLTLPRLRRGEGRPPLKTPTYACATVLILASLGAGGSMFLPHAEVHASTPIPPRIPVTVGHEQTDWQHYGNTPGASRFVALDQINSDNVQRLQVAWTYHTGDIPISPTGNGAEDETTPLQVGQQLFVCTPHNNVIALQASTGKQLWKTEINAQQKTWMRCRGLAYFDVDQPVSQPSVAGATAVPLPLPQIGALCRQRIVLNTIEAELIALDAHTGQFCTDFGIGGRVDLKPGIGKGVESNQYSLTSAPTLAGTTVVVGGRVADNASTDMPGGVIRGYDVMTGALRWAFDPGNPQVRLLPTPGQTYSRSTPNVWAPMSYDPASNTVYLPVGSAAIDFYGVQHHPLDRQFGASLLALDATTGLEKWHFQTVHDDLWDFDVPMPPSLIDLPQADGTSTPALVFGTKAGQLFVLDRLTGKPLTQVEEQPVMAGDIPGETYSPTQPVSVGMPQVGTERLSEADMWGITPFDQLLCRIEFKSLRYDGLFTPPGTQTTLNLPGSLGDMNWGGLSIDPTRQYLFVNDMRVGLEVQLVAQGEEVKGKKPPRALQGTPYAISVKRRFLSPLGIPCQKPPFGTLTAVDLKTRQIAWQAPIGTVQDTGPLGIKMHLPMPIGMPTLGGTLATQGGLLFIAATQDHYLHAFDTGNGSELWKGRLPVGSQGTPISYRDPATGKQYVVVTAGGGRGSQDRGDYVIAYALPE, encoded by the coding sequence ATGCCAATTCCCCAGACGCCGCTGTCGTTACCAATGCGACTGTGGCTCGTGCTGCTGAGCCTGTCGATCGGTGCTGCCGGGCTGTTCATGAGCCTGTTCGGCTATCGATTGCTTGCGCTGCACGGCAGCGCCTATTTCGTCGTTTGCGGCGTGGTCCTGTTGTTGTCCGCCGCGAAACTGGTGCGGGCAAAAACGGCAGGGGTGGCGCTCTTCGGCGTCGCGTATATCGGCTCGGTAGGCTGGGCAATCATGGATGTGGGGCTGGCCTTCTGGCCATTGATGTCACGCCTGCAGCTGCTGACCGTATTGATGATAGCGGTGCTGCTGACCCTGCCGCGGCTCAGGCGCGGCGAAGGTCGCCCCCCCTTGAAAACCCCGACTTACGCCTGCGCCACCGTACTAATACTGGCTTCGCTGGGCGCCGGCGGCTCGATGTTCTTGCCGCATGCAGAGGTACACGCCTCGACGCCCATCCCGCCGCGTATTCCCGTGACAGTCGGTCACGAACAAACCGATTGGCAGCACTACGGCAACACCCCAGGTGCGTCACGCTTCGTCGCCCTGGACCAGATCAACAGCGATAACGTCCAGCGCCTGCAAGTGGCCTGGACCTACCACACCGGTGATATACCCATCAGCCCCACCGGCAACGGCGCCGAGGACGAAACCACGCCGCTGCAGGTCGGCCAGCAGCTGTTCGTCTGCACCCCCCACAACAATGTCATTGCCTTGCAGGCCAGCACCGGCAAACAGTTGTGGAAGACCGAGATCAACGCCCAGCAGAAAACCTGGATGCGCTGTCGCGGGCTGGCTTATTTCGATGTCGATCAACCGGTGTCGCAACCCAGCGTCGCCGGTGCCACGGCTGTGCCATTACCCCTGCCGCAGATTGGCGCGCTGTGCCGTCAACGCATTGTGCTCAATACCATCGAAGCAGAACTGATCGCGCTGGATGCCCACACCGGCCAGTTCTGCACGGATTTCGGCATCGGCGGTCGAGTCGATCTCAAGCCGGGGATCGGCAAGGGCGTGGAATCCAATCAGTACTCGCTGACCTCGGCGCCGACCCTGGCCGGAACCACTGTGGTGGTCGGCGGCCGGGTTGCCGACAACGCCAGCACCGACATGCCCGGCGGTGTGATCCGCGGCTATGACGTGATGACCGGTGCGCTGCGCTGGGCCTTCGACCCCGGTAATCCGCAAGTCCGTTTACTGCCAACGCCCGGCCAGACCTACAGCCGCTCGACACCCAACGTTTGGGCGCCGATGTCCTACGACCCGGCCTCCAACACCGTCTACCTGCCCGTCGGCAGCGCGGCCATCGACTTCTATGGCGTGCAGCACCATCCCCTGGACCGCCAGTTCGGTGCTTCGCTGCTGGCGCTGGATGCCACCACCGGCTTGGAAAAATGGCATTTTCAAACCGTTCACGATGACCTCTGGGACTTCGACGTGCCCATGCCGCCAAGCCTCATCGACCTGCCCCAGGCCGACGGTACCAGCACCCCCGCGCTGGTGTTCGGGACCAAGGCCGGGCAACTGTTCGTGCTCGACCGCCTGACCGGGAAGCCCCTGACCCAGGTCGAGGAACAACCCGTGATGGCCGGTGATATCCCGGGCGAAACCTATTCGCCCACTCAGCCGGTGTCCGTAGGCATGCCGCAGGTCGGCACCGAGCGTCTCAGCGAAGCGGATATGTGGGGCATCACGCCCTTCGACCAGTTGCTGTGCCGCATCGAGTTCAAGTCGCTGCGCTATGACGGCCTGTTCACCCCACCCGGCACCCAGACCACGCTCAACTTGCCGGGCTCGCTGGGCGACATGAACTGGGGTGGCTTGAGTATCGATCCGACTCGCCAGTACCTGTTCGTCAACGACATGCGCGTGGGCCTGGAGGTCCAACTCGTGGCGCAGGGTGAAGAGGTCAAAGGCAAGAAGCCGCCACGTGCACTGCAGGGCACACCTTACGCCATCAGCGTCAAGCGCCGGTTTCTATCGCCGCTGGGCATCCCCTGCCAAAAGCCTCCCTTCGGCACCCTTACCGCCGTCGACTTGAAGACCCGCCAGATCGCCTGGCAGGCGCCGATCGGGACCGTGCAAGACACCGGTCCCCTGGGAATCAAGATGCACCTGCCGATGCCGATCGGCATGCCAACACTGGGCGGCACCCTGGCGACCCAAGGCGGGCTGCTGTTCATCGCCGCAACCCAGGACCACTACCTGCACGCCTTCGACACCGGCAATGGCAGCGAGCTTTGGAAGGGCCGCTTGCCGGTCGGTAGCCAAGGCACGCCGATCAGCTATCGCGACCCGGCCACGGGTAAACAGTACGTGGTGGTCACCGCCGGCGGCGGCCGTGGCTCACAGGATCGCGGTGACTACGTGATCGCCTACGCGCTGCCGGAGTGA